GCTGTCGCTCATGGCGGTCTTCGTCCCGGTCGGATTCATGGGCGGAATCGTGGGCCGCTTCATGTCCTCCTTCGGACTCACCGCGGCCTTTGCCATCGGCGTGTCGCTGTTCGTCTCGTTCACCCTCACGCCGATGCTGGCCTCGCGATTCATCAAAACACGTGAGCGTGCCAGTCACGCAAGCTCGAAGGAGACTGTATTCTTCCGTCCCATCGACCGGACGTACATGGTCCTCCTGCGCTGGTCCATGGCGCATCGGTGGTCCGTTGTGACTATCTGCGTGCTGGTCATCGTCAGCACCGTTCCGATCGCGAGGGTGATGGGCGCAAATTTCACGCCGACCGACGACCGATCGGAATTTCAGGTGAACGTAAGGACGCCAGAGGGAACCGGGCTGGCGGCAACATTGACAGTCGTGCAACGGATCGCGAATGACCTGCGCGCGCAGCCGGAGATCACGGACACCCTGGTCACGGGTGGTGCCAGCGGCGGTGGAGGGGGGCTCGGAGGAGGTGGCGGCGTTGGCGGCGTCAACGCGGGGTCGATCAACGTCAGGCTCGTTCCCCTGGATGCTCGCGACGTCTCGCAGGAAGACGTGATGGTGCGCGTGAGAGAGCTGCTACGACGTTATCCGTCAGACCTGTACACAAGCGTCGGTGGCACTGGTGGGCCAGGCGGAGGCGGAGGCATCCAGTACGCGATTCGCGGACCCGACTTGAAGCGGCTGACGGCGTATGCGGCGACGTTGATGGAAAAGATAAAGACTATCCCTGGGCTCGTCGAGCCGGATTCGTCGTTGCGGGCCGGACGACCCGAGCTTCGTGTCGAGATCGACCGCCAACGTGCGTCCGATCTCGGTATCCGCGTCCAGGACATCGCTCAGACCGTGAATACGCTCGTCGGCGGCCAACGGGTGTCGACGTTTGACGACCAGAGTTACCAGTTCAAGGTCACGCTTCGCGCCGAAGAACGATTCCGAACCGGGCCGGAAGGGCTCCAACGCTTGAGCGTATCGGCTGCCGGTCGCACTCCCGTCGCATTAGGTGACGTGGTGCGGATACGTCCGTCGGATGCCCCGTCTTCCATCCAGCGGATCAATCGGGAGCGCCAGGTCACGCTGTCGGCGAACCTCGCGCCGGGCGGGTCACAATCGGTGGCCACGGCGGCCCTCGATCGCGCGGCCGCCGACCTTCAGATGCCGGCGGGATATGTGGCCGGCGCAGCTGGTGGTTCCCGAGAACTGGCGCGTACGGCGGGCTACTTCCTGATCGCGATCTCGCTCTCGTTCATCTTCATGTACATCGTGCTGGCTGCGCAGTTCGAGTCGTTCCTGCATCCCATCACGATCCTTCTGACGCTGCCCCTCGCGGTGCCGTTCGGCTTGCTGTCACTGCTCATCGGCGGCCAGAGCATCACGATCTACTCCGGCTTGGGGCTGTTGCTGTTGTTCGGAATCGTCAAGAAGAACGCGATCCTTCAGATCGACCACATGAACAACCTGCGCAACGGTGGCATGGCGCGACACGAGGCCATCCTGCAGGCGAATCGCGATCGTCTACGGCCAATCCTGATGACGACGGTGGCGCTTGTCGCAGGCATGCTTCCGCTCGTGCTGTCGAGTGGTCCCGGCTCCGGCACCAACCGCTCGATCGGTGTGCTGGTTGTCGGTGGCCAGTCGCTCTGTCTGGTCCTGACGCTTCTCGCGGTGCCGGTCTTCTACTCGCTGTTTGACGACGTACAGACATCGACGGTATGGGCCCGGATGGGGCAATTCGCGAACGTAGGTCGTTTGGTGTCGTTCGCGAAGCTTCGATCTCCCAGCTGATCCGCGAGGGTTCGGGTAGTGGTCTTGTTGGCGTGATCCGGTCCGGTGACACCGGCCGGGGATGACCAACGCCGGATATCGCGCGGTCAGTCGGCCGTCTGGTGGGCGCACTGCGCCTTCACCCACATGAACATTGGTCCGATCATCCTCAAAAAGAAGATCGAAGAGCGGATGGAGTAGCCGAGAGCCTATTCGGACCTCAGCGCGATGAGCGGATCGATTCTCGCCGCCCGCAGGACCGGGAGCAGCATCGCGAGCACGGCCGTGAGCCCGAGCACGCCAAGAACGCCGATGTAGGTCGGCACATCCCACGGGGACGTCTCATACAGGACGCCCGTGAGCAACCGGCCGCCGAGAAGCGCACCGGCAATGCCCAGAACAACACCGGCCACGACGAGCCGAACGCCTTGGCCGAGCACGAGGCGCACGACGTGGCTTGGGGCAGCTCCGATCGCTCTGCGCACGGCGAGCTCTCGTGTACGCTGGCTGACAAGATGGGCGAGCATACTGAAAATCCCGACGGCTGAAAGCACGACGCCGATTGCCGCGAAGACGCCGATGAGTTGGGTACGAAACCGCGGATAGCTCAGCGCAAGTCCGAACATCTCCGCGACCGTCTGCACGCGAACCGGCACGGTCGGGTCGGTCTCCTGCACGATTCTCCGGACCGCGCTCGCGATCGCGGTCTCGTCGTCTGATGTTCGTGCGATGACTGTCAGCGAACCGCCCGCACCTTGCGCTGACGCTTGATAGAACTCCGGTCGTGCCGGCACGCTCGGGTCTCGCCATCTCGAGTCACCGACCACGCCGACGATCTCGAGCCATGGACCGCTGCTATTTCGACTGATACGGCGGCCGACTGCTGGCTGCCCGGGGAACGCCGCCCGCGCGAGCGATTCGTTGACGATGATGACGCGCTGGGCGCTCGGTGTATCGGCCTCGGTGAAATCCCGTCCGGCACGAAACGGGACGTTCAAGGTCTTGAAGAAGTCTGGCGTGATCGATGACGAGAACGCCTGAAGCCGCTCTCCCGGCTGCGGGACGGCCTGTCCGTCAATGAAGAAGTCGTTCGATACGCCACGTTCCTGGGCAAGCGGCAGTCTGGTTACGCCAGCTGCCGCCTTGATCCTAGGTAACGCGCGAACACGCGCCAGAACGTCGCGAAAGAACGCCGCTCGCACAGCCACTGTGCGGTCGTCGCCCAGTGCATACTGCGTGTATGCAGCGACAACTCGATCGGTCGTGAACCCCAGATCCTGTTCGTTCAGCTTCTGAAACGATCGGAGGAGCAATCCCGCGCCGGCAAGCAGCATGATGGACACGGCGATTTCCGCGACGACGAGTGCCGACCGAAGCCGGTGGCTTCGGCCGCCAACGGCGCCTTTCGTGCCGCCCTGTTTCAGAGCCTCGGTGAGATTGAGGCTCGACGCGCGGGCCGCGGGGATCAAGCTGAACAGCAGGACCGAGGCGATCGAGAGGCCACACGCGAAGAGCAGCACGACACCGTCAATCCGCAACTCGTCTACACGGGGCAGGGCGATCGGCGCCCACGCCACGAAGCCCTGGACCAGTCCATGCGCCAGCAACAGACCCGCACTGCCGGAAACGAGGGTGAGCACGCTGCTCTCAATGACGATTTGCCGCACCAGGTGCCCGCGGGCCGCCCCGAGCGCCGCACGCAGTGCGAATTCCTGCGCGCGAGCCGCCGACCGGACCAGAAGCAGACTCGCAATGTTCGCGCAGCCGATGACGAGCGTGAGCGCGACCGCCCCCATGAGCATCCACAGCGTGCCGCGCACGTGACCGGTCAACTGCTCCTGCAACGCAGTCAGTGAGACATTCTTGAAACGGTTACCGGGATGCTGCGCTGCTAACCGGTCGCCAACCCCCCGCATCGCGGCTTGACTGGATGCGAGGCTTAGGCCTTCTTTGAGGCGGCCGACGGCGCGATAGTTTGCCGCGTTGCGATTCGCGCGATCGGTCGGTCCGGCCGGAATCCAGATATTGGTCTCGTCGGGATAGTGAAACCCCGGCGCCGCGACGCCAACGATCTGCGCCGGCGATCGATAGAGCAGGAACGTCTTGTCCAGCGCCCCGTTGGCCGACCCGAAGTTCGCGACGGCCCACTCGTAGCCAACGACCACCGGCGGTGTCGCTGCGTCGCCTTGACCCGACACATTGTCATCACGATTCAGCAATCGTCCTGCCGCCGCCGGGCGTCCGAACACCTCGAAGAAATCGCCTGACACGCGAAGGAGGCTGCCGAATCCCCCGCGGCCGTTGACCGTCGTGGCCATCTGGTCGTCGCCGTTGAAGTGTGCCAGGCGATCGAAGACGCCAGTTTCGGATTGCCAGTCCAGAAAATCCGGGCCCGAGACATTGGGATTGGTCCGTCCTGTGTTCGTCCAGAGCGTTTCCGCTGCGACAATGCGTTCAGCTCCGGGATAGGCGAGCGGCGTGAGGAGTACCGTATGCACGACGGAGAAGATCGCCGTGTTCGTCCCGATGCCCATCGCCAGGATAGCGCCCGCGCCGAGCGCGAAGCCCCAGCTCCTGCGAAGGTTCCTGGCCGCGTGGCGCAGGTCACGCGCGAGCGTGTCCAGTCGAGCCCACGTCCACGAGTCCCGAACGCCTTCCTGTACTTGCGTGAGTCCTCCAAGTTCGACGACGGCGCGACGCCTCGCCTCGCTTGGGTCCAGTCCGCGGTCGACGAACTCCGCAGTTCGACACTCAACGTGGAACGCGAGCTCGCGATGCAGATCGCGTTCTTGGCCTTCGCGGCTCGGGCGAAATGGAGGCCGGCTCATAGCTACCGTCCTTCGTTGAAGATCAGCTCAACCGCGTGGTTGAGTCGGCTCCAGCTGGCTCGTTCCACCGCGAGCTGGCGACGTCCCGTCTTGGTCAACGTGTAGAACTTGGCCTCGCGACCCGTCTCTGAAGGTCGCCACTCGGCTTCGAGCCAGCCTCGCTGCTCGAGCCGGTGGAGCGCCGGATAGAGCGATCCTTGGTTGACCTGGACGGTGCCTCGAGAGACCTGCTGAAGTCGCTGCGCGATGGCGTACCCATGGGCGGCGTCGAGCGACAGGATCTGCAGAATCAGCATGTCGAGGGTGCCCTGTGGAATCGGAAACCGGGATGGCGGCATGGTTGTAGCATCAACCTTCGACAGATAAGCCTAGAGCTTCGACATAACGCTGTCAAGCGTGACGGAAAGTTGTCGGGAAGTGGAGCTCTTGCGCCGCTCCGCCGCGCTCGGGGTCGTTCGCGTCGTCCAGTCAGCCTACGCTCGTCATTCGGCGGCGTCGAACCCGTGATGAGTGTCTATCCGTGGCCCTGGGGGCGCAGGTGGTGGGCGCACCTCACGTTGACCCGCATGAACGTTGGTCCGATCACTCTCCTGCAATCAGCTCGAGAAGGGGATGGAGGCTGCTTCACTCGGCGATGTCTCTGACGTGCCGAACACAAGGACCGTCACTGGGCTGCGGTGACCGCCGTCGGTTGCGCTCACGGTGCGGTTCGGCCGATTTCAACAAGACGCGGCAACGCGGGCGCAGCGCCCCGACCTTCCGAAGCGGCCGGGATGCTTGCGAAAGGACGCAATCGGATCCGCACCGGCGTGAACGAGATGGCGGGCAGAATATCGGTGATCACCGACCTGAAAACCGTGCACATCGTTTCTTGAACTCGTCGGTGTCCCCTCCAGCCGCGCCCCCGGGAGTCGCGAGGGCCATGCGCGCGAGACGCATCGTCGTGTAGCCCGCATCGCTGCAGAGGGAGGCCGTCAACTCCGACCAGGTGATCGACGAGACCGGGCCGAGATAAAGTACCGCGTCGTACTGTTCCTCCATCGTCGTCGGCGGTTCGGTCTCGAGGCCGGCGAAGTACTTGAAGTTCAGTCGTCCAAGCCTCGTGTCGCGAAGAAGTGTCAGGCTAGGGACTGGCCACGACGCAATGTCGCGCTGCATGAGTTCCATCTGCGCGGTCACATTCGTCCAGATGGAAAACGTGTGCACCCCCTGTTGCTCGAGTCGATTCACGAGGGTCGGGGTGGCGGATGACGCGCCCGCCCACTTGGCGCTTCGAGAAAGATGACCATCCCCGTAGATCATGAGGGCGCGGCGATTCCTGGGCAGCACTTCCTGCTCGATGACATCGATGACATGGTGCCGTTGGCCGATCCACTCGACGGCCTCGCCGTGGGTCCGGATGGTCTGCCAGTCGATCGGCGGATCGCCGAGCAGGACTCGCAGTTGTCGTTCTGGAGGAAGCCTCGCATTCACGTCACGGACCGCGCGGAAGAACTCCTCGTAGATCGGAACGTTCCAGATCGTGTTGGGCATGGTCGTGTCCTCCCAGGCCCTCCGCAGCTCGGCGTGTGGCACATCACCACCCTGAACGAAGGTGTCCATCATCTTCTGGTAGCGCGAGTTGCCGAACTCGACGACGACATCGTTGACGATCGAAGGGAACCGCGCATCATGGATGAGCGCGAGACGAAACGCGTGTGCTTGAAGGCTCCCGTGGCCTCCTTCACCCAACGCGACGATTTGATGCGAGTGAAACGCTTCGAGAATCCCGGCGACCGGATCGACCGGGACGGCGTAACGTGTGCACGCAGCACCGAGGAGGAGAAGGCAGAGGGATACCCGTGACGAGATCTGTGTCGAGCGCGTTCGCACTGTCAGTTCGACTGCCAATGATGGCTCCGTGACCGTTGTTGTTCTGTGATCAAGCCGCTTTCTGGTGCTGACGAGCGGACTGGGATTCAGGAATCTGACTCTTGGACACCGTTCCGTGCGAAATGATTCAGGTCGTGCAGAGCCATGCTGCCGCGCCAGCAGGTTCGTCCTGACCCGCGCGGGGCGACCGATTCCCAGGTTCGGCCCGAGTGAGGAGATTCATTCAGTCGCATCTGGTGGGCACAGAAGCTGGGCACACCGGCGGGCGCGCTCGCTCCGAACGGTCTAGATGGAAGGAGGGAAGTCGTCCTTTGGCGCCTGGGGCGGTTGCCCGGCACCGCCCCAGTCTGATGACGTGATAGCCGAAGACCTACGCCATTCGCCCGAGCGGGCGTATCGGAGCTCGCGGTAGACACGATCCGGCCTGACCCGACTACATTGACAATCTACAATATGCTTGCTATTGTAGATAATCAAAGTAGACACATGGGTAAACCAACCGATCTCGTGCAGGGCACGCTGGACTTCCTCATTCTCCGCACGCTCGAGTTGGGCCCGCGGCACGGCTGGGCCATTGCGAAACGTATCCAGCAGATCTCCGACTACGTGCTGCAGGTGCCACAGGGCTCGCTCTATCCGGCGCTGTACCGTCTCGAGCGCCAGGGCTACGTCACCGGCAGGGTCGGTCAAGCGGAGAACGGCCGCGACGTGAAGTTCTACGCACTGACCCGCGCCGGCCGCGCCCATCTCAGACGGGAAATCGCCGCGTGGAATCGTCTGTCTGCGGCCATCAACGTCGTCATTCGTACCGTCTGATCGAGAAGGCACGGATGCGTTGGCTCCATCGCTCTCGCGCCGCTCTTGCTGGACTGTTCCACCGCCGTGCGCTCGACGAGCAACTGCAGCGGGACATTGCGTTTCATCTGGACCAAGAGGCCGCCGAGGGCATGCGAGCCGGGCTGGCCGCCTCCGAGGCACGGCGCCGCGCGCGGGCGAGCTTCGGCAGCGTGGTCGCCGTCCGCGAAGACATCCGGGCCCGCCGGAGGCGGCCCGTCGTCGAGCAGCTCGTGCAGGACGTTCGCTACGCTGTCCGCCAGGCATGCCGGCAGCCCGGTGTTGCGCTGCTGCCGGTCGGTCTGATCGCCGTGGCGGTTGCCGCATTGGCAACCACGAGCTCGTTCGCGTACAGCGTCGTCTTGCGCCCGCTTCCCTGGCCGGATGCGGATCGCCTCGTTGCTGTCGAGGAAGCGCGCGAGGGCGCCTCACGACACACGCCGAACACGATGACGAATGCGACGTACCTCGCGTGGCGTGAGGCGCCACAGACCATCGTGGCGTTCGCCGGCTTCTCGACGCGCACCATGACCTTCGAGGCGGCGGACGAGGCGGAGCGTCTTCGTATCGTCTCGACGACGGCGAGTCTGTTCGACGTGTTGAGGACTCGACCGCTGCACGGCCGCGTGTTCACCGAGATGGACGAGATGTCTTCGGGCGATCGCGTGGCTGTCGTGTCCTTCGCACTCTGGCACCGTCGGCTCGGTGGACGCGCGAGTGCGCTGGGCCGGCCGCTGATGCTGGACGGCGAGTCATATCGCGTTGTCGGCATCATGCCAGAGCACTTCGCGTTCCCAACGGACGATGTCGAGGCCTGGTTGCCGTGGCGGGTGAGTCCGGTGCTCGACCCAGCCGATCCCTACCGGCGATCCGTGTATTTGTTCCGTGGCATCGCGCGACTCGCGCCAGGCGCTACGGCGTCGCAGGCGTCGGCCGAGGCTACGGCGCGCGGTCTGGCGGCACCTGACCTTGGAAGAGTCGGCGATGCGGTGTTCGGCACGCGGGGAAGACCGCGCTTGACCGCCACACCCTACCTCGAGGCTCAGACGTCGGCTGTGCGGCCGGCACTCGCGCTGCTCGTCGGTGCGGTCTGCCTTCTCGTTGTCACGGCGGTGGCCAATATCGCGGGCATGCAGCTCGCGCGCGCGGTCTCCAGGCGCCGCGAGCTCGCGATTCGTGCCGCCATTGGTGCGGGCGCCGGCAGACTCGCACGGCAGGCCGTCGTGGAATGCCTCGTGCTCGGACTCGCCGGCGGTACCTTGGGCGCTCTGCTGACGTACGGGGCCTTCGGAGCATTCCGGCAGTTGTTGCCCGCCAGCTTCCCGCGCACGGGCGATATTGCGGCTGATACGCGTGTGATTGTGGCGGCCGTCGTCGTGGCACTGTTCGGAAGCCTCGTCTTCGCCGTGGCGCCCGCGTCGATCACACGCCGGCTGAATCTTGTTGCGACGCTCGCCGACGACGGCCTTGCGCCAGCAGGCGGGTCCTCAGCGTCGCGGGTCGGCCGTCTTCGCCGAACCATCATCGCGGCCCAAGTCGCCATCGCGGTCGTTCTTCTGATCGGTGCGACGCTGCTCGCAAGGAGTTTCGTCGGCCTGCTGCGGGTCGACCGCGGCTATGAGCGGGCTGGTGTTCTCACGGCCGTGCTGCCGATGCCGACTGCCCGTTTCGACGGTCGTCGCCGCGCCGCCGTGCTGGACGCCATCATCGAGCGGCTGTCGGCCGCGCCCGGTGTCGTCTCAGCAGCGGCCGGGAGCGCGATTCCGCTCGTTCCCTATGACCAGCCCTTCGCCGTCACCATTGATCCGGCAGTTCCTGGCCGCCAGCGACGGTCGGTATCGGCGAATCTTCGTAGGGTCAGCCCCTCGTACTTCGAGGCGATCGGAATGCGTGTCCTTCACGGTCGTGCGCTCAGTGACGCCGACGCTGCGACATCGGTGCCCGTGGTCGTCGTCAATCGAGCGTTCGCGGTGGCCTATCTTCCGGGCGATGGCGTGGGCGTCCGACTGCCGATGCTGCACGGCACCGGGCTTGGTTCACCCGAAGTCGTCGGCGTCGTGGACGATGTCCAAGCGCAGGCAGGCGTCGGTGGCGCGTCGCCCGAGGTGTTCGTCAGCTATCGACAGCTCGAGGAGGGTATGCGCATGCCGGCGCCGGTCGTTATTGTTCGCGCCAAAGGCGATCCGGTGACGCTGACGGCGTTGGTACGCGAGACGGTGATGAGCATCGATCACTCGGTCGCCATCGATTCGATCGTCACGATGGAGGATCGGCTGCTCACGGGTCTCGCGCAGCCGCGGCTGTACGCCGTCGTGCTCGGGGTCTTCGCCGGGTTCACGCTGCTGCTCGCCGCCAGCGGTCTGTTCGGCGTCCTCTCGTACAGCGTGGGCTGCCGGACGCGCGAGATCGGCGTACGTGCGGCGCTTGGCGCACGGCCGATCCAGATCGTCGCCCTCGTGATGCGGCAGGAGGTGCTGGTCGCCGCGGCTGGTCTCGCCGGCGGATTGATCCTTGCCGCGCTCCTCGTGAGCTCCATGACTCGGCTGCTCTACGGCGTGCCCCCGCGCGATCCGCTCACGTTCGCGGCGGTTGCCGTCTTCGTGGTTGCCGTCTGCGGCGCTGCTGCCGTGGCGCCCATCCGCAGGGCGATCCATGTGGATCCGATTCGGGTATTGAAGGCGCCGTAGACGCTTTCAGGCGCGCTATTGCCCTTTCGCGGTGGGCGCACCTGGTGGGCGCTCCTGTCGTTCATTCATGAACATTGGCCTGCCCATCCTCGAAAATCAGTTCGAGGATCTGATTGAAACTCCGGTCGTGGGGCAGTCCCTCTTACGCTGTTTCACGTCTCTCCGCGGAGACGTCACTCACAAC
The genomic region above belongs to Acidobacteriota bacterium and contains:
- a CDS encoding efflux RND transporter permease subunit, which codes for MHALAELCVRRPVFATMLVVSLTVVGLYSFFGLGVDLLPNIDVPTVSITVQNPGASPEQIETEITKPIEAAVNTISGIDELRSTSVEGSSQVTVAFLLDKDSDVAAQEVRDKVNLVIRDLPDTALQPVVQKFDPGAQPILQIVVASRRPLRDLTRLADERIKQALESVSGVGEVRIVGGADREIQIRVDPDSLRAHNLTVSDIATALRQQNIELPGGRVQQGSEELTVRTLGRITNPKDFEGVAVATRGQYVERIADVATVVDGQEELRSASFLNGEAAVTLVVSKQSGQNTVAIAGDVKTRLAELSATLPSDIRTYVLSDQSIFIEAAVRSLEEHLLLGGLLAAGVIFLFLANTRTTVIAALAIPISIVSTFALMRALGYTLNQLTMLALTLMVGVVIDDAIIVLENIFRHIEEKGMRPFEAAIEGTREIGLAVMATTLSLMAVFVPVGFMGGIVGRFMSSFGLTAAFAIGVSLFVSFTLTPMLASRFIKTRERASHASSKETVFFRPIDRTYMVLLRWSMAHRWSVVTICVLVIVSTVPIARVMGANFTPTDDRSEFQVNVRTPEGTGLAATLTVVQRIANDLRAQPEITDTLVTGGASGGGGGLGGGGGVGGVNAGSINVRLVPLDARDVSQEDVMVRVRELLRRYPSDLYTSVGGTGGPGGGGGIQYAIRGPDLKRLTAYAATLMEKIKTIPGLVEPDSSLRAGRPELRVEIDRQRASDLGIRVQDIAQTVNTLVGGQRVSTFDDQSYQFKVTLRAEERFRTGPEGLQRLSVSAAGRTPVALGDVVRIRPSDAPSSIQRINRERQVTLSANLAPGGSQSVATAALDRAAADLQMPAGYVAGAAGGSRELARTAGYFLIAISLSFIFMYIVLAAQFESFLHPITILLTLPLAVPFGLLSLLIGGQSITIYSGLGLLLLFGIVKKNAILQIDHMNNLRNGGMARHEAILQANRDRLRPILMTTVALVAGMLPLVLSSGPGSGTNRSIGVLVVGGQSLCLVLTLLAVPVFYSLFDDVQTSTVWARMGQFANVGRLVSFAKLRSPS
- a CDS encoding ABC transporter permease, translated to MSRPPFRPSREGQERDLHRELAFHVECRTAEFVDRGLDPSEARRRAVVELGGLTQVQEGVRDSWTWARLDTLARDLRHAARNLRRSWGFALGAGAILAMGIGTNTAIFSVVHTVLLTPLAYPGAERIVAAETLWTNTGRTNPNVSGPDFLDWQSETGVFDRLAHFNGDDQMATTVNGRGGFGSLLRVSGDFFEVFGRPAAAGRLLNRDDNVSGQGDAATPPVVVGYEWAVANFGSANGALDKTFLLYRSPAQIVGVAAPGFHYPDETNIWIPAGPTDRANRNAANYRAVGRLKEGLSLASSQAAMRGVGDRLAAQHPGNRFKNVSLTALQEQLTGHVRGTLWMLMGAVALTLVIGCANIASLLLVRSAARAQEFALRAALGAARGHLVRQIVIESSVLTLVSGSAGLLLAHGLVQGFVAWAPIALPRVDELRIDGVVLLFACGLSIASVLLFSLIPAARASSLNLTEALKQGGTKGAVGGRSHRLRSALVVAEIAVSIMLLAGAGLLLRSFQKLNEQDLGFTTDRVVAAYTQYALGDDRTVAVRAAFFRDVLARVRALPRIKAAAGVTRLPLAQERGVSNDFFIDGQAVPQPGERLQAFSSSITPDFFKTLNVPFRAGRDFTEADTPSAQRVIIVNESLARAAFPGQPAVGRRISRNSSGPWLEIVGVVGDSRWRDPSVPARPEFYQASAQGAGGSLTVIARTSDDETAIASAVRRIVQETDPTVPVRVQTVAEMFGLALSYPRFRTQLIGVFAAIGVVLSAVGIFSMLAHLVSQRTRELAVRRAIGAAPSHVVRLVLGQGVRLVVAGVVLGIAGALLGGRLLTGVLYETSPWDVPTYIGVLGVLGLTAVLAMLLPVLRAARIDPLIALRSE
- a CDS encoding PadR family transcriptional regulator, with translation MPPSRFPIPQGTLDMLILQILSLDAAHGYAIAQRLQQVSRGTVQVNQGSLYPALHRLEQRGWLEAEWRPSETGREAKFYTLTKTGRRQLAVERASWSRLNHAVELIFNEGR
- a CDS encoding PadR family transcriptional regulator, whose product is MGKPTDLVQGTLDFLILRTLELGPRHGWAIAKRIQQISDYVLQVPQGSLYPALYRLERQGYVTGRVGQAENGRDVKFYALTRAGRAHLRREIAAWNRLSAAINVVIRTV
- a CDS encoding ABC transporter permease, encoding MRWLHRSRAALAGLFHRRALDEQLQRDIAFHLDQEAAEGMRAGLAASEARRRARASFGSVVAVREDIRARRRRPVVEQLVQDVRYAVRQACRQPGVALLPVGLIAVAVAALATTSSFAYSVVLRPLPWPDADRLVAVEEAREGASRHTPNTMTNATYLAWREAPQTIVAFAGFSTRTMTFEAADEAERLRIVSTTASLFDVLRTRPLHGRVFTEMDEMSSGDRVAVVSFALWHRRLGGRASALGRPLMLDGESYRVVGIMPEHFAFPTDDVEAWLPWRVSPVLDPADPYRRSVYLFRGIARLAPGATASQASAEATARGLAAPDLGRVGDAVFGTRGRPRLTATPYLEAQTSAVRPALALLVGAVCLLVVTAVANIAGMQLARAVSRRRELAIRAAIGAGAGRLARQAVVECLVLGLAGGTLGALLTYGAFGAFRQLLPASFPRTGDIAADTRVIVAAVVVALFGSLVFAVAPASITRRLNLVATLADDGLAPAGGSSASRVGRLRRTIIAAQVAIAVVLLIGATLLARSFVGLLRVDRGYERAGVLTAVLPMPTARFDGRRRAAVLDAIIERLSAAPGVVSAAAGSAIPLVPYDQPFAVTIDPAVPGRQRRSVSANLRRVSPSYFEAIGMRVLHGRALSDADAATSVPVVVVNRAFAVAYLPGDGVGVRLPMLHGTGLGSPEVVGVVDDVQAQAGVGGASPEVFVSYRQLEEGMRMPAPVVIVRAKGDPVTLTALVRETVMSIDHSVAIDSIVTMEDRLLTGLAQPRLYAVVLGVFAGFTLLLAASGLFGVLSYSVGCRTREIGVRAALGARPIQIVALVMRQEVLVAAAGLAGGLILAALLVSSMTRLLYGVPPRDPLTFAAVAVFVVAVCGAAAVAPIRRAIHVDPIRVLKAP